From the Ferrigenium kumadai genome, one window contains:
- a CDS encoding class I SAM-dependent methyltransferase: MNTIPDIKPEQSVELLKELHILTRDGKLNQDSRRKLKQVYHLFHFIEPLLNEVIGSQPNLTLADHGAGKSYLGFILYDLFFKARSTGHIYGIETREALVEKSRELAHKLNFARMSFLNLSVEESIHSPLLPERIDVVTALHACNTATDDAIRFALHKQARFVVLVPCCQAEVASVLNKRKNQSFGLTPLSEIWRHPIHTREFGSQLTNVLRCLLLESHGYQVTVTELVGWEHSMKNELIIARRQGAPRKNARERLEQILRELNLEELRDRFIY, translated from the coding sequence ATGAATACCATTCCCGATATCAAACCCGAACAATCCGTCGAACTGCTCAAGGAACTGCACATCCTCACGCGCGACGGCAAGCTTAACCAGGACAGCCGCCGCAAACTCAAACAGGTCTATCACCTGTTCCACTTCATCGAGCCGCTACTCAATGAAGTCATTGGCTCTCAGCCGAACCTGACGCTGGCGGATCACGGCGCCGGCAAATCCTATCTGGGCTTCATCCTCTACGACCTGTTTTTCAAGGCGCGAAGTACCGGACATATATATGGCATCGAAACGCGCGAGGCCCTGGTGGAGAAATCGCGCGAGTTGGCGCACAAGCTGAACTTTGCGCGCATGTCCTTCCTCAATCTGTCGGTGGAGGAATCCATCCACTCGCCGCTACTGCCGGAACGCATCGACGTCGTCACTGCACTGCATGCCTGCAACACTGCTACCGACGACGCGATCCGGTTCGCACTCCATAAACAGGCCCGGTTCGTCGTGCTGGTTCCATGCTGCCAAGCCGAAGTCGCTTCGGTGCTAAATAAACGCAAGAACCAGTCATTCGGATTGACCCCACTCTCCGAGATCTGGCGCCACCCCATCCACACCCGAGAATTCGGCAGCCAGCTTACAAACGTGCTGCGCTGCCTGCTGCTGGAATCGCATGGCTATCAGGTGACAGTGACGGAACTGGTCGGCTGGGAACACTCGATGAAGAACGAGCTCATCATCGCCCGCCGCCAGGGCGCACCGCGCAAGAATGCGCGGGAGCGGCTGGAGCAGATATTGCGCGAACTGAACCTGGAAGAGCTTCGGGATCGATTTATTTACTGA